The proteins below come from a single Ignavibacteria bacterium genomic window:
- a CDS encoding TSUP family transporter, whose protein sequence is MNTIEWTLIISGGAFLAGMLGALTGLGGGVVIVPMLSLLFGVDIRYAIGASLVSVIATSSGAAAAYVKEGFSNIRIGMFLEIATT, encoded by the coding sequence ATGAATACCATAGAATGGACTCTCATAATTTCAGGCGGCGCTTTCTTAGCCGGGATGCTTGGCGCACTAACCGGACTTGGCGGGGGCGTTGTAATTGTTCCCATGCTTTCACTTTTGTTTGGAGTTGATATACGCTACGCAATCGGGGCGTCACTGGTCTCTGTAATTGCAACTTCCTCAGGAGCTGCCGCAGCATACGTAAAAGAGGGCTTTTCAAATATCCGTATCGGCATGTTCCTCGAAATAGCTACAAC